From the genome of Gemmatimonas phototrophica, one region includes:
- a CDS encoding glutamine synthetase III, producing the protein MANTNNPRAIAMREISHRAPRHTSRPEENGVQLPTSAWFGMNTFGIRQMRAKLPKDVYKKLAASIRLGKKLDSDIAPVVAQVIKEWAMSRGVTHFTHWFQPQTGLTAEKHDAFLNFDENGHAIETFTGEQLIQSEPDASSFPSGGLRATWEARGYTAWNPASPVFISETGGVKYLCIPSVFIGYNGEALDEMTPLLRSCDTLSTRATELLGLIGDSGVLRVITTLGVEQEFFMIDRGHFALRPDLVMAGRTLVGSPPPRGQQLEDHYFGGIPERVQACISEVEHELYKLGVPITTRHNEVAPSQFEMAPYFEDSEVAVDHNHLTMATLRKVALRHGLQALVHEKPFAGINGSGKHCNWSMAIVADNALDGTNLLKPGKTPHQNLRFLLFLAAVLKGVHKHAGLLRAGIAVTGNEHRLGANEAPPAIISAFLGSGLTQVVEDIAAGKTSGNSAEQAMLKLGVAKLPEVEQDNTDRNRTSPFAFTGAKFEFRAVGASQSIAFPVMLLQAAVAEAIGDLIDQLKKAIATADSTDDAVLAVVAKAFKETAAVRFEGNNYSDEWVVEANKRGLLNLRRTPEALAQLRTDGAKALFQNTGILSDVELESRYHVRLERYVKDILIELHTLQQIVDTQVLPASYVYMGQLAGAAGQGAAAGINMQPIVDAANATSKLIATLQKKRAELAKVTAKAEHLHDDLAAQGVYLTTTACDTMAEVREASDALELAIADEQWPLPRYREMLFPV; encoded by the coding sequence ATGGCCAACACCAACAATCCTCGCGCAATCGCCATGCGCGAGATCTCGCACCGTGCGCCGCGCCACACCTCGCGCCCCGAGGAGAACGGCGTCCAGCTCCCCACGAGCGCCTGGTTCGGCATGAACACCTTCGGCATTCGCCAGATGCGCGCGAAGCTGCCCAAGGATGTCTATAAGAAGCTCGCGGCCTCCATCCGCCTGGGCAAAAAGCTCGACTCCGACATTGCGCCCGTCGTGGCGCAGGTCATCAAGGAGTGGGCCATGTCGCGTGGCGTCACCCACTTCACGCACTGGTTCCAGCCGCAGACGGGGCTCACCGCCGAAAAGCATGATGCCTTCCTGAACTTCGACGAAAACGGCCACGCCATCGAGACGTTCACTGGCGAACAGCTCATTCAGTCGGAGCCGGACGCCTCGTCGTTCCCGTCGGGCGGCCTGCGCGCCACGTGGGAAGCGCGCGGCTACACCGCGTGGAACCCGGCCTCGCCGGTGTTCATCAGCGAAACGGGAGGGGTGAAGTACCTTTGCATCCCGTCGGTGTTCATTGGCTACAACGGCGAAGCGCTCGACGAAATGACGCCGCTGCTGCGCAGCTGCGACACGCTCTCCACGCGCGCCACCGAACTGTTGGGTCTCATTGGTGACAGCGGCGTGCTGCGCGTCATCACCACGCTCGGTGTGGAGCAGGAATTCTTCATGATCGACCGCGGCCACTTTGCGCTGCGCCCCGACCTCGTGATGGCCGGCCGCACCCTCGTGGGGTCGCCGCCGCCGCGTGGTCAGCAGCTCGAAGACCACTACTTCGGTGGCATCCCCGAGCGCGTGCAGGCGTGCATCAGCGAAGTGGAGCATGAGCTCTACAAGCTTGGCGTGCCCATCACCACGCGGCACAACGAAGTGGCGCCGTCGCAGTTCGAAATGGCGCCGTACTTCGAAGACTCCGAAGTGGCCGTCGATCACAACCACCTCACCATGGCCACGCTGCGCAAGGTGGCGTTGCGCCACGGCCTGCAGGCGCTGGTGCACGAGAAGCCGTTTGCCGGCATCAACGGCTCGGGCAAGCACTGCAACTGGTCCATGGCCATTGTGGCCGACAACGCGCTCGACGGCACCAACCTGCTCAAGCCCGGCAAGACGCCGCACCAGAACTTGCGTTTCCTGCTGTTCCTGGCGGCCGTGCTGAAGGGTGTGCACAAGCATGCCGGCCTGCTGCGCGCCGGTATTGCCGTCACGGGCAACGAACATCGCCTCGGCGCCAACGAAGCGCCGCCGGCCATCATCTCCGCCTTCCTGGGCTCCGGGCTCACGCAGGTGGTCGAAGACATTGCCGCGGGCAAGACGTCGGGCAACAGCGCCGAGCAGGCCATGCTCAAGCTCGGCGTGGCCAAGCTCCCCGAAGTGGAGCAGGACAACACCGACCGCAATCGCACGTCGCCGTTCGCGTTCACCGGTGCCAAGTTCGAGTTCCGTGCCGTGGGCGCGTCGCAGAGCATCGCGTTCCCGGTCATGCTGCTGCAGGCCGCCGTGGCGGAAGCCATTGGCGACCTGATCGACCAGCTCAAGAAGGCCATCGCGACCGCCGACAGCACCGACGACGCGGTGCTCGCCGTAGTCGCCAAGGCCTTCAAGGAAACGGCTGCCGTTCGCTTCGAAGGCAACAACTACTCCGACGAATGGGTAGTGGAAGCCAACAAGCGTGGTCTGCTCAACCTGCGTCGCACGCCGGAAGCGCTCGCGCAGCTGCGCACCGACGGTGCGAAGGCGCTCTTCCAGAACACCGGCATTCTTTCCGATGTCGAGCTGGAGAGCCGCTACCACGTGCGCCTCGAGCGCTACGTGAAGGACATCCTCATCGAGCTGCACACGCTGCAGCAGATCGTGGATACGCAGGTGTTGCCGGCGTCGTACGTGTACATGGGACAGCTGGCCGGCGCCGCCGGGCAGGGCGCCGCCGCGGGCATCAACATGCAGCCCATTGTCGATGCCGCCAACGCCACGTCCAAGCTCATCGCCACGTTGCAGAAGAAGCGCGCTGAGCTGGCCAAGGTGACCGCCAAGGCCGAGCATCTGCACGATGACCTCGCTGCACAGGGCGTGTATCTCACCACGACGGCGTGCGACACCATGGCCGAAGTGCGTGAAGCCAGCGATGCACTGGAACTCGCCATTGCCGACGAGCAGTGGCCGCTGCCGCGCTACCGCGAAATGCTCTTCCCGGTCTAA
- a CDS encoding luciferase family protein produces the protein MLSAWNVCPPLPGVGVGTMDYGAVVAGVVGQWEGVTVSPHRFGGVEFRVSRREIGHVHVGGVADLLVSVRLRRDLVAAGRAQPHHTLPHSGWISYRLRSEHDLPAAIALFRLNYDRLRGISVRSISTPMIGRPLMLGDRVADDMPA, from the coding sequence ATGCTCTCTGCGTGGAATGTCTGTCCACCTTTGCCGGGAGTCGGTGTGGGCACCATGGATTATGGCGCCGTTGTGGCCGGAGTGGTGGGCCAGTGGGAGGGGGTGACCGTCTCACCGCACCGCTTTGGTGGGGTGGAGTTCCGGGTGAGTCGTCGGGAAATTGGCCACGTGCACGTTGGCGGCGTTGCCGATCTGCTGGTCTCCGTCCGCCTGCGCCGTGACCTCGTGGCAGCCGGACGCGCACAGCCGCACCACACCCTGCCACATTCCGGGTGGATCAGCTATCGCCTGCGCAGCGAACACGATCTGCCCGCCGCCATCGCGCTGTTCCGACTCAACTACGACCGGCTGCGCGGCATCAGCGTACGCAGTATCAGCACGCCAATGATAGGCCGGCCGCTCATGCTGGGCGATCGCGTCGCCGACGACATGCCCGCCTGA